The segment ATTACGAGTTTTATTCtgcccagatatttcctgctTCTCACATCGGACAGTTTAAAGAcgagtggaaacaacacagtgtgaaggaCAAGAGCCCACAAGCCCGTTTACAGCAGATCAGCgagtgactgtgaggaaaagctgctgtttgctttggatcGGAGCACAACTCTTATCTGTTGATAGAAAGTGAAACTAGCAGACGTTTactgtgactgagaggggaaatggctcagcgaggaattcagccggactcggcaaagttttgctgttccatctgtctggatctgctgaaggatccggtgactattccctgtggacacagctactgcatgagctgtattaaagactgctgggatggagaggagcacaaggaaatctacagctgcccgcagtgcagacaaaccttcacaccgaggcctgtcctggtgaaaaacaccatgtttgCAGAGTTACTGGAGGACATGAAGAAgatgggactccaagctgctcctcctgatctctgctacgctggacctggagatgtggcctgtgatgtctgctctgcgaggaaactgaaagccctcaagtcctgtctgacgtgtctggcctcttactgtgagcagcacctccagcctcactacgATTCAGCTCCactaaagaaacacaagctggtggaagccaccgtgaagcttcaggagaacatctgctctcgtcacgatgaggtgatgaagattttctgccgcactgatcagcaatgtatctgttatctctgctccatggatgaacataaaggTCACCGcaaagtctcagctgcagcagaaaggaccgagaggcaggaagagctcgggctgagtcggcaaaaaatccagcagagaatccaggacacagagaaagacgtgaaggtgcttcagcaggaggtggaggccatcagtcgctctgctgataaagcagtggaggacagtgaggagatcttcGCTGAGCTGATCCGTTTGgttgagaaaagaaggtctgatgtgaagcagcagatcagatcccagcaggaagaggaagtgagtcgggctgaagaagttcaggagaagctgaagcaggagatcgctgagctgaggaggaaagacgctgagctggagcagctctcacacacacaggatcacatccattttctacagaattacccctcgctctcatgcctcagtgaatctacacactcacccagagccaacatccgtcctctgagctactttgaggatgtgactgcagctgtgtccgagctgagagacaaactacaggagcttcttagtgaggaatggtccaagatctcactgacagtgactagagtggatgttctactgtcacaaccagagcccaagaccagagctgacttcttacaatattcatgtcacatcacactggatccaaacacagcaaacacagagcT is part of the Myripristis murdjan chromosome 7, fMyrMur1.1, whole genome shotgun sequence genome and harbors:
- the LOC115361666 gene encoding tripartite motif-containing protein 16-like — protein: MAQRGIQPDSAKFCCSICLDLLKDPVTIPCGHSYCMSCIKDCWDGEEHKEIYSCPQCRQTFTPRPVLVKNTMFAELLEDMKKMGLQAAPPDLCYAGPGDVACDVCSARKLKALKSCLTCLASYCEQHLQPHYDSAPLKKHKLVEATVKLQENICSRHDEVMKIFCRTDQQCICYLCSMDEHKGHRKVSAAAERTERQEELGLSRQKIQQRIQDTEKDVKVLQQEVEAISRSADKAVEDSEEIFAELIRLVEKRRSDVKQQIRSQQEEEVSRAEEVQEKLKQEIAELRRKDAELEQLSHTQDHIHFLQNYPSLSCLSESTHSPRANIRPLSYFEDVTAAVSELRDKLQELLSEEWSKISLTVTRVDVLLSQPEPKTRADFLQYSCHITLDPNTANTELSLSGVNRKATRMAKEQSYPSDPDRFTGWGQVLSRESLTGRCYWEVKRKGRVVIAVSYQDISRKGYGDECAFGNNDKSWALDCDNMNCYFRHNNIKTKIPLPVSSRVGVYLDHRAGILSFYSVSETMTLLHRVQTTFTQPLHAGLWLCYIGDTAEFCELK